ataagaacaaattttgtacaaatttatatctgtatttttACTGCACCAATATACAACTAtattctgcatataaatgcattttaatatgtccttaagcaaaagagaaacagtttgctttaaaaaaaagtgcaaaaaggaATTTGAACTCTTTAatatcaaagaacaaaaagtttgcTTAAAAAACTGATTACAAATAGtgtatgtataaaataaatacattttaacatgtctataagaaacaaagacaaaacatttgctttaaaaaagtgcaaaactgaACTCATTtataacaaagaacaaaaaagtttgCTTGAAAAACTGATTACAAATAGTGTgtctataaaataaatacattttaatatgtctataagaaacaaagacaaaacatttgctttaaaaaagtgcaaaactgaACTCATTTAtagcaaagaacaaaaaaattagcTTGAAAAACTGACTACAAATAGTgtgtgtataaaataaatacattttaacatgtctataagaaacaaagacaaaacatttgctttaaaaaagtgcaaaactgaACTCATTtataacaaagaacaaaaaagtaaaaaaaaaaaaaactgattgcaAATAGCTCACATTCAATAATAGTAAAAAACTAGACCACAGAGGCCCAACATTAATAAAGGCTAATGAGAGACCTGTGGTTTGGCCTGCTGGCTCACAATGGATTGGATGTCAATGTCAATTTTTGTGGTCCCAATGCGCATCAAATGAAACAGTGTTTCATCGGTGAGTCTGTTTCTctctttggattttatgtgcttCATGGTGGAAAAACTGCTCTCGCAAATGTAAGTGCTCCCAAACATACTGGCCATTGAAAGGGCAAAATCTCGGAGACGTGGAAAACGGGCCTCAGGAAGAAGTCTCCAAAATGAAATTCCCCTCTCGTTGCGCTTTGCTTGAAAAAACGGGTCTGCCTGCAGCTCGCAGAGTTCGAGCTGCAGCTCCGATGGTTGTGCGCTAACCGCAGCAGAAAGGGGGTCTGTGAATAGCGCAATTCGTGGTTGCATCTCGTGAAAATCTTGGAAACGATTGTTGAATTGCTCCTGTAATTTTTCAAGGTCTGCTCTGTAtttctggatttgtttttcacacTGGGGGCTCTCTTTGCGAATCTCAGCGCATGCGGGAAAATGTGCCAGATTTGCAGGAGGGGAAGAAAAGCCATCAATAAAGAGCCTGAGCTTGCGCTGAAATGCGGTCATGTGAGAAAAGAGATCACACACTGTTTGATCTCTCCCCTGTAAGAGTGTGTTGAGGTGATTGAGGTGCGCGCTGATGTCTGTCAGAAAGGCCATGTCACAAAGAAACTTTGTATCTTTGAGCTTTCCGCAGTATGCACTTGCATCGCCACTAATGCTGTTCTCCAAGAACGCTGGTATTTCCGAGCGCAGTGCAAAAAAACGCTCCAGACACTTTCCTCGACTCATCCACCTGATATCCGTATGAAGTTGTAAGTCCCCATACTCGGCATCCACTTCATCCAGAAAGGTGATGAACCTCCGGTGACATAGCGATCTGTTCCCTCCTCTGATGATATTAGTGACTTTTGTCACCAAATCCATGACGTGGCCAAAGTTTAACGTCTTTGCGCAGAGGGCTTCCTGGaaagattagaaaaaaatagttgcggtcataaaatatattgtttgtatGTGGTTCTATTTTATGTAACCACGGCACAACAGTTCTACAGTAGCCTACATCTCACAATTAATATGACGCTACTCACCTGATGGATGATGCAGTGCAGTATAGGGCAGTTTACTCCGCTCTGCCTGAGTAGCCCGGCGAAACCTCGGTGTCTTCCCTGCATCGCAGGTGCGCCATCCGTAAGCTTTTCAAAGCCACCGTATTCACCCACAGCACCGGTAACGGCGTTGAATATATCGCTGCCTTTAGTAGTGTCGTGCAGAGATGCAAATTTCAGTAACTCCTCATGTACATAAAATGAATTGTCAATCGTTCTCGCAAAAACCAGCAGTTGGCTGACATCTGTCACATCTGTACTCTCATCCAAAGCTAATGAGAAGTATTTGCAGTCCTGCATgacttgtttcatttttacatcGACGTGATCGTGGATGTCAAAAATCCTGCGTGTTACTGTGCGTCGGGACAAGGACACAGCTTCAAAATTTTTAGCTATGTTGTTGTCACCAAATGCTTTGGCCATTTTCACCGCGCACCTCTTAACAACTTCTCCATCCGACAGTGGCTTCTTTGCCCTGGCAAGTTCGAGTGCCACATCATAAGACGCTGTGATGGCTGACT
This Fundulus heteroclitus isolate FHET01 chromosome 19, MU-UCD_Fhet_4.1, whole genome shotgun sequence DNA region includes the following protein-coding sequences:
- the LOC118566922 gene encoding general transcription factor II-I repeat domain-containing protein 2A-like, with the translated sequence MQGRHRGFAGLLRQSGVNCPILHCIIHQEALCAKTLNFGHVMDLVTKVTNIIRGGNRSLCHRRFITFLDEVDAEYGDLQLHTDIRWMSRGKCLERFFALRSEIPAFLENSISGDASAYCGKLKDTKFLCDMAFLTDISAHLNHLNTLLQGRDQTVCDLFSHMTAFQRKLRLFIDGFSSPPANLAHFPACAEIRKESPQCEKQIQKYRADLEKLQEQFNNRFQDFHEMQPRIALFTDPLSAAVSAQPSELQLELCELQADPFFQAKRNERGISFWRLLPEARFPRLRDFALSMASMFGSTYICESSFSTMKHIKSKERNRLTDETLFHLMRIGTTKIDIDIQSIVSQQAKPQVSH